The stretch of DNA AGCTCACGTTCCCCGTGATGTGTTGCTTCTCCAACCCACCAATGCGATGCTCGAGTCCGGGCGTGCCCGGAATCGCCCAGGGACGCGCCAGGGTCTCCGGATCCCGCAGGTATGGGAAGAATCCATTCGGATCTGTGCGGAACCGAATCTCGATCTTCGGCAACTCCTCGACCGAAGGGAGTCGCCATGGCTCCGCTCCGTTGGCGAGATACCCGTCCGAGAGCAGGATCACCGGGGTCATGTATTTGATGGCGATCCGAAAGGCTTCGATGGCCATGAAGAAGCAATCGGCCGGCGTCGCCGGAGCGACCACAGCGACCGGACTTTCGCTATTGCGCCCAAAGAGAGCTTGAAGCAGATCCCCCTGCTCGGTCTTAGTGGGCATGCCCGTGCTCGGCCCCGCTCGCTGAATATCGCAGATCACCACGGGCAGCTCCACCATCACGGCGAGATTGATCGCCTCCGATTTCAAACACATGCCCGGCCCGCTGGTGCCGGTCGCGCCCAGATATCCGGCGAAGGCCGCGCCGATGGCCGCGCACATCGCAGCGATCTCATCCTCAGCCTGGAACGTGCGCACCCCAAAATTCTTGTGCACGGCTAATTCGTGCAGGATATCGCTGGCCGGCGTGATCGGATAGCTCGCGTAAAAGAGCGGTCGTCCGGCCAATTGCGAGGCGGCGATCAACCCCAGCGCCAGCGCCTCATTGCCCGTGATCTTGCGATAGACGCCCGGCGCGATCTGCGCCCGCCGCACGCGATAATGCACGGTGAACATCTCGGCGGCATCGCCATAGGCATAGCCCGCTCGCAACGCCGTCGCATTGGCCTGCGCGATCGCCGGATTCTTCCGGAAGCGCGTCTCGATCCAGCGCAGCGTCGGCTCCAGCGGGCGATCGAAGAGCCAATAGACTAAGCCAAGCGCCCAGAAGTTCTTGCACCGCTCCTTATCCTTGGCCGGAAGGTCAATCTCACGCAAGGCATTGAGCGTCGCCGTCGTCATCGGGATCTTGTAAACGCGATACTTCGCCAGCGAGCCGTCCTCGAGCGGATTGCTCGTGTAACCGGCCTTCTTCAAGTTGTATTCGGTGAAGGCATCCACGTTGACGAGGATCATCCCACCTTCCGGCAAATCCGGCAAATGAACCTTCAACGCCGCGGGGTTGAAAGCGACCAGCACATCGGGCTGATCCCCTGGCGTCCGCACGTCCTGACTGCTGAAGCAAATCTGATAAGCGCTCACGCCGGGCAACGTCCCCGCTGGCGCACGAATCTCCGCGGGATAATCGGGAAATGTTCCGAGATCATTCCCGACCAGAGCCGTCACGTTCGTGAACAACGTCCCAGTCAATTGAATGCCATCGCCGGAATCGCCGGCGAAGCGCACCGTGACCGTCTCCAATTCGACGATCTGCGGCCTGGCTTCCGGCTCGATGGTCGTGAGCGTGCTCGTTTGCTCCGTCATGTTCTCCTCCCAGGCGATTCAGGCTCCTTCTGGAGCCGCAAAAACTTGCTCCGAGCGAGGTGGGAGATTGAACACCTCCGCCGGGAAGTGCTCGGCCAGAAAGGCGATGACATCCTGAACCGAGACCACGCCCGCGACGCGATCGCCTTCGACGACCAGCGGGATATGTCGATACCCACCTTCGTCCATCAGGCGCATCGCCTCCCAGAGGCGCTCCTCCGGATGCAACGTCACGGGCGACGGCGTCATGAACGATTCGATGGGCGCCTCCAAATCCGCCGACAAGCCGAGAACCTTCATCACGACATCCCGCTCGGTGAAGATCCCGCGCAAGTGCTCCCCCTCGCACACGAGAACGCAGTGCGCGCGCTTCGTCTTCATCAACTCTAACACATCGCCCACGCGAGTTCCCATCTCCACGCAGGTTGCTGGGGACAAGGGCAACTCTCGAATCCTCGCCTCTCGCAATGCTTCTTCAACCGACATGCCTGTCCCTTCCGAAACCCGTTCGGAAATGTCAATTATACGCCTCCGTCGGCGAATTGGCCAAGCGATCCCAGGGGCTTCACCGCGTGGAATCGCAGGCTCTCCCACGCCCATTGAGCGCGCGCTTCCCTTTCGGTGGCGCGTTCCGCTAAAATGTCCCTGTGTGATGAGCGAATCCGGGGGTCAACGAATGCGACGGCGTTCTGTCGTCGTCCAGATCGGTCGTGTGAAGATCGGTGGGGATCACCCGATCGCCGTGCAGTCAATGACGAACACGGATACGGCCGATGTGGCGGCGACGGTCGAGCAGATCATCGCTCTCGCGGAAGCGGGATCGGAATTGGTGCGCATCACTGTGAACACGGAAGCGGCTGCGCGCGCCGTTCCTGAGATCGTCGCACGGGTGCGCGGCCAGGGAATCGAGGTCCCCATCATCGGCGACTTCCACTACAACGGTCATCTCTTGCTCTCCCGCTATCGCGAGTGCGCGCGCGCGCTCGACAAGTATCGCATCAATCCGGGGAACGTGGGCGTCGGCCGTCACCAAGACGAAAACTTCCGCCGCATGATCGAGATCGCTCTGGAGTACGAGAAGCCGATCCGCATCGGCGTGAATTGGGGCTCGCTCGACCAAGCACTCCTCACGCAATTGATGGATGAGAATGCCCGGCGTCCCGAGCCCCAGGACGCGCGCGCTGTGCTGCGCGAAGCGATGATCCGCAGCGCTCTGGATTCGGCTGCCCGCGCTGAAGCCTACGGGATGCCCCACGATCGCATCGTCCTGAGCGTTAAGACGTCCGATGTCTCGGACGTCATCGAGGTGAACCGCCGGCTCGCGGCCCGCTGCGATTATCCACTGCACATCGGATTAACCGAAGCCGGCATGGGGCTCAAAGGCATCGTCGCGTCGGCGATAGCACTGGGCGTCCTCCTTTACGAAGGAATTGGTGACACGATTCGCGTGAGCGTGACCCCAGCTCCAGGAGGCGATCGGCGCGAGGAGGTGCTCATCGCGCAGCAAATCCTGCAAGCGCTCGGCCTGCGCCATTTCGCACCGCAAGTCTCCGCCTGTCCCGGATGCGGACGCACAACGAGCACGTTCTTCCAAGAGATGGCAGCCGAGGTCCAAGCGTATATCCATCGCCAGATGCCTGAGTGGAGCCGCCGCTATCCCGGCGTCGAAAACCTGCGCATTGCCGTCATGGGATGCGTCGTCAATGGCCCGGGTGAGTCCAAACACGCGGACATCGGAATCTCGCTCCCGGGCGCGGGCGAAGAGCCAAAAGCTCCAGTCTTCGCCGATGGCCGACTGGTGACGACGCTGCGCGGGCCAACGCTCGTGACGGATTTCCTCCGCATCTTGGAAGACTACATTCGCGCCCGCTTCGGCCAGCCTGACGGGGAACACACGACGACACCATCCTCATCGGCTTGATGAGTCGAGCCGCCGAAGGAATGATCCGCGACCTGGGGCTGCAGAGCCCACCCCAGCGCAGGCGAGGCCAACAAAGCGGGACGATCAAAAGGAGGTGATAACGACCATGTCGGCATCAAAGGCACTCGTGCTCGTGGATGTGCAGAACGATTTCTTGCCGGGCGGATCGCTCGCCGTGCCGGAAGGCGATCGGATCATCCCCGTCCTCAACCGGTACATTGACCTCTTTCAGCGAGCAGGCTTGCCGATCTATGCGACGCGCGACTGGCATCCCGAGCAGACGCGACATTTCAAAGCCTACGGAGGCATGTGGCCCCCGCATTGCGTGCAGGGCACGCGCGGGGCTGAGTTCCATCCCGACTTGAAACTCCCCCCGGAGACGATCCTCATCTCAAAGGGAATGGATCCGAACGAGGACAGCTATTCGGGCTTCCAAGGTCAAACGGCCGAAGGACGCACGTTCGCCGAGGAATTGAAAGCGCGCGGGATCGAGCACCTGTACGTCGGAGGCGTCGCCACAGATTATTGCGTGCGCCACACGGTCCTGGATGCGCGCCGCGAGGGATTTCAGGTGACCGTCCTGGAGGATGCGATCCGCGGCGTGGACCTGGCGCCCGGCGATTCCGAACGCGCACTGCGAGAGATGATCGAGGCCGGAGCAACTCTCGCGAAATGGGAAGACGTCGCGCGCGAGATCGCCGCTTCCGAGGAGATCTCGTCCTGAGACGATCCCCATCCCCTTGCCCACGTCGCTTGACAAAGCCGAAACCGAAATAGTAGATTTTGCACTCGCATTGTCGGCCATCCTGAAACGAAAATGTCATGACGAGGAGTGAAGAGGCGATTGCGATGGATGTGAACAATATGGATCAACCGGTGACCGAAGCCCATCCCGCGGGCGCGCCTCCGGCACCGAGTGACCCCGAGATGAATGTTTCGAGCGAAAGTTTCGGCGAACTGCTGGGCTCTTTTGAAGAGCAAACGACGACGACTCTGACCGTCGGCCAACGGCTCACGGGCAAGGTGCTCGCGATCCATGAGGACATGGCATTCGTGGACATCGGCTACAAGACCGAAGGTGTCGTCCCGAGCGAAGAACTCCGGATCAGCCTGAACGAGATCTCCATCGGCGACGAGATCCCTGTTGTCGTGAAGCATCTGGAGACTCCGGACGGATACGTGAAGCTCTCCTACGCCGAGGCACAACGTAAGCTCGTGTGGGAGGCCATTGATCGTGCTCTCAAAACGGGCGCCCCCATCAAGGGGCGCATCACCGAGCGCATCAAAGGTGGACTGAAAGTTAACCTGGGTGGGGTGGACGCCTTCTTGCCGGCGAGCCAAGTGGACCTGCGGCAGGTCCGAAATCTGGAGGCCTGGAAGGGCCGAGAGATCGAAGCCAAAGTCATCAAGGTCAATCGGCGGCAGAATAACATCGTCCTCTCGCGCCGCGCGCTCCTCGAAGAAGAGGAAGCGCGACGTCGCGCGGAGATTCTCAGCCAACTCGACGAGGGATATATCGTCGAAGGACGCATCAAGAGCCTGGCCGATTATGGCGCCTTCGTGGACATTGGCGGAATTGATGGCCTCCTTCACATCACCGATATCGCGTGGAAGAAGATCGCCCATCCGAAGGAGGTCTTCAACGTCGGTGAGATCGTCCAGGTGAAGATCCTCAAAATTGATCGAGAGACGGGACGCATCAATCTCGGGTATAAGCAGCTTTGGCCCAATCCGTGGGATACCCTCGCCGAACGATTGCCGCCCGGTTCTCGCATCAAGGGCAAGGTCACGCGCATCACCGACTACGGGGTGTTCGTCGAGGTGGAGGAGGGCATCGAGGGACTGATCCACGCGTCTGAGTTGACATGGGAGAAGCGCCCGAAACACCCGTCGAAGTACGTGGCCATCGGGGATGAGGTGGTGGTGGAGGTCTTACACGTGGACGTGCCAAACCGTCGGTTGAGCTTGAGCCTGCGACAACTGCAACCGGATCCGTGGCGGCTCTTCGCCGAGACTCACTCCATCGGCACGCGCGTGCGCGGCCGCGTGCGCGGGATTACGGATTTCGGCGCCTTCGTCGAAGTCGAGAAAGGGATCGAAGGTTTGATCCACGTCTCCGACATCTCGCGCCGACGCGTGAAGCATCCCTCGGAGGTCTTGAAGAAAGGCCAAGAGGTTGAGGCCATCATCAAGGAGCTGGACCTGAGCGCGCGACGCTTGGGGCTCTCGATGAAAGAGCTGGAGCCCGATCCGTGGGAGGAGTTCTTCAACGCTCACCGGGTGGGCGACATCGTCCGCGGGAAGGTGGTGCGTTTCGCTAGCTTCGGCGCGTTCGTGGACGTAGGGGGCGTCGAGGGCCTTTGCCACATCTCTGAGCTCTCGGACGAACACGTCGAGAAGCCCGAGGACGCTGTTCAAATCGGCGATGAGCTGGACTTTCGTATCCTGCGCCTGGATCCCGAAAGCCGACGCATTGCGCTCTCGGCCCGCGCTGCTCGTCGTGATCGCGAACCCGCCTACACGATCGGCGAAGATACGGGACGCATCGCGAGCCTGGGCGAGATCGCGCGACTCCAACAGGGAGAAGGCGATTGAAGGCGATTAAGGCCCTCTCTCAGTGAATTCTCGCTCCCCAGGCAACCCATCCGCCCTCTCCTGAATCTTAGTGAGCGACCACGTACCACCACGATACCTCCTTAGTTTGGGCGGGGTGAGCCAGAAAGACCGGCTCACCCTATCTTCGTTCGATGATGCAAAAATTGCTCGGAAATCCACAAAATTACGCGCTCACCTCTTACGAGTGACGACGGCGAAGGCGGCTGCCAGCGCCGAGATCAACTCATCAATGTGATCCTTCGTAGCGATCAAGGGCGGACCAATACGAATCACGTTCCCGTAGAGCCCGCCTCGACCGATGAGCACGCCACGTTTCTTTGTCTCTTCGAAGATCTGCTGCAGAGCTTCGGGATTCGGCTCTTTGGTCTTGGGATCTTTCACCAACTCGATCGCTTGCATCAATCCCATGCCCCGCACATCGCCGATGATTTGCGGATACGCTTCCTTGAGTGCCTCCAGTTGCTCGCGCAGATAATCGCCGACCCGGCGTGCGTTCTTCGGCAATTCTTCCTCCTCGATCACGCGGATCGTCGCCAAGGCGGCGCGACAGGCGACAGGATTGCCACCGAAGGTTGAGAAGGTGAGCGAAGGATAGGCATCGGCGATCTCCGGCGTGGCGATCGTGGCCCCGATGGGCGTTCCATTGGCCAGACCCTTGGCGAAGGTCATGATGTCCGGCTCCACCTCCCAGTGCTCGATGCCGAACATCTTCTCCCCCGTGCGCCCCCATCCGGTTTGCACCTCGTCGCAGATGAAGATGCCGCCATAGCGACGTACGATCTCGACGACGACTTTGAAGTACTCTTTCGGGGGAACGACGAATCCACCGACGCCCATGATCGGCTCCGCGATGAGCGCAGCGATGCGTCCCGAAGTCGCCGTTTGAATCAGTTCCTCCACATCACGTGCGCATGCCAGATCGCACGCCGGATAGGTGAGTTTGAAGGGACAGCGATAGCAGTAAGGGGCGACGGCGTGCACGATTCCGGCGACATAGGGCGTCCCGAGCTTCCAGGGCGCTTGCCCACTGACGCTCATCGCCAAGGCGGATCGACCGCTGTAGCCGTGGCGCAGCGCGATGATTTCCTGCCGCCCGGTGTAGAGCCGCGCGAGCACGAGCGCCGTCTCATCGGCTTCGGTGCCACTGTTGGTGAAGAAGCTCTTTTGCAGTCGTCCCGGCGTGAGCTCAGCCAGCTTCTCGGCCAATCGCACCTGCGGTTCATTGATGTAGAGCGTGGAGGTGTGCGAGATCTTCCGAACCTGATCCGTGATCGCTTCCACGACCTTGGGATGCGCATGTCCGACGCTGATCGTCAGGACGCCGCCGAAACAATCCAAGTAGCGTCGTCCCTGCGCGTCCCACACGTACATCCCTTCGCCCCGCTCGATCACCAAGGGCTCTCGGTAATACGTCGAGACACACCGGAAGAGGTATTCCTTCTGCTTGCGCACCAATTCCTCGTTGCTCATAGCCATCAACTCCTGGATCGTCTCGGGGGGAAAGCGTACTCCGCAACCGCCGTTTCGCGCAACCAGGCGGAGCCCCATGGGCGGGACGCTCGAGCTGATTCGAGGACGACTTGGTCCGAGATTTGACCCTCTCGCAGGTGGAGTGTTACCCTGAAGGATCGGATTTCGTAGGAGTCGAGCGCGACGATGTCGGCGAAGATCACGGTCCTTCTGTACATCCTCGTGTATTTCGAGCTGGGAGCCATCCTGATCGTGGCGCCGTGGACGTCCTTTTGGAGCGACAATGTGCTTTTGGCGTATCTCGTGCAGCGCACAGGATCGGCTGAGCTGCTGCTCACATTCAACAGCTTCGCCGTCAAAGCGAGCGTCACCGGACTTGGCGTGCTCAATCTCATCTTGGGCGCGTGGGAAGCCTCTCGATATCGCGATCTCCTCCGGCTAATCGAAGAAGGGAGGCGACGGCCTTCCTCCTCGGAGAGCGAACGATGAAGACGTTGGGGAATCCGCCCCTGCTCTACCTCATCACCGATCGAAAGCTCTGCCCATCGCGTTCGATCCTCGAGCTCATCGTGGAAGCGGCGCGCGCGGGCGTGGATCTAATTCAGATTCGGGAGAAGGATCTGCCGATCCGAGAGCTATGCGCGCTCGTCGAAGAAGCGGCAGCGCGAATCGCGGGAACGCCGGCGCGACTCCTCGTCAATGACCGCTTCGATGTGGCCGTAACTTGCGGCGCTCACGGTGTTCATCTGACGACGCGATCGTTGCCCGCCGCGATCGTGAGAGAGATCGTCGGGCCGGACGTGCTGATCGGCGTCTCGGCGCATTCGCTCGAAGAGGCGCGCGACGCCGAAATCGGAGGCGCGGATTTTCTTGTGCTCGGCCCCGTCTTCGAGACGCCGAGCAAAAAACCCTATGGACCGCCCCTCGGCTTGGAAGCATTCGCGTGCATCGCGGTGGCGGTTCGCCTTCCTGTTCTCGCCATCGGGGGCATCACGCCGGAGAACGCGCCGCAGGTGCTCGCCCGTGGAGCGGCAGGTATCGCGGCCATCCGTATGTTCGTCGAAGCGGAACAGCTCATCCCACTCGTTGCCCGACTCAAAGGGCACTGATGAGCGCGCTTTCGGTCACAACTCGGCGATGCCCTTGACGATGAGAGCCAGCGTCAATTCTCCCCCGGCCGTCGTCTTCACGGGTGCGACAAGTAGCGTATATCGAGAGGCCAATTCCACGACGGTCGGAACTGTTTTATACCCCTCCGCCGAGCGGAGACTGAGCCCGGCCGGATGATTCGTTCCGGCCGCCTTGGCGCTCAACTTCATCAACTCCTCGAACGAGTATCGAGCCGTTGCATCTTGATCCAGATCGGCTGGAACGAGCAAGAGGAAATCGCGATTGGGAGCGATGCCCATGTGATTACCGTCTGCCGGATACAATGCATACCGCAGCGTATAGGCACCCGGCTTGATCGCTTGCCCTCGATAGTCCGTCGTCGGGTGCGGGAACACGATCACGCCGACGAAGGTGGATTCTTCCATCCCTACGTAGACGACATCGGGATCCGCCGTTTTCCCGGCCTGGATCGGAACGGCCGCGCGGAACCAGATTTCGCATACGACGCGTCCATCCGCTTGGAGAACACGATACCCCTTCGGCTCCAGGACCTTTCGGATGGACTCCGGAACGGACGGCGCCGTCAGTGGACCGATGGCCTCCACCCGTCCCTCTTGAGCGAAAGTCGGGCCGACGAGGCTCAAGACGAAGCTCAATATGAAGATGAGAGCTCTTGCATGAGACCGTCGCATCGTTTTCCCCTCTCACAAAAAAGAGCGGGATGATCCCGCACTAAGGAGAAAGAGGCCACCTTCAGAGGCAGTGGCCTCGCCTTTCAGCATTGGTTTCACGAGAGCGCTTCTGCGCTCATCGCGCGAAGTGGCCGACGAAAGCGCTTCGCTTGCCACTGATGGTCCAGGTGACGCCCAAACCATCTCCGCGGAACTGATTGAGGACGGCGACGGCAGGCATTGCGTGCTGGACTGGAGCGAGCGGTGGATAGAAGATCTCCTCATTGCCGCAGATATGATCCTGCTCATTCAAGGGACGCGTCTCGATCCGCGCCCACTCGCCCGCTCGCACGATGGCTCGAGCCGCGTGCTCGCCCTCATCCCGAACGTCGAAGCGGATCGGAGCAGCTACGACGCGCACGACGTTCCCGAGCAGTTCACCCGCCATCGTTTGAGCGAAACGGAGCAAGGCCTCGCGTTGCTCCCGATTCGCCCGCTCGTCCACGACCACGAGGGCCTTCGCCGGATAGGGTTTCCCTTGTGGGTCTCCCAGCGTCGCGCGCGCTTTGACGATGCCGACGACGCTCAAGCCATCGAGGCGAATCCCCTCCCAGCTCCCTCGCTGAATGCGCCAGGCGAGGATCGCCTGATCGCCCACAAACCCCGCCTCCGCGTTGGCGAAGCAAGGACCAGTGTAAACATCCGCATTGCGCGCCTCGACATAGTCGCCGAGGATTTGCTGCGCATGCGCTTGCTCGAAGACGCCCGCAATGGCTGCGAGCACGAACAATACCATGATCAGGCTTCGCATAAATCGCACCTCCTCCAAAATCTCGCCCTGCTCCGACGGACGCCTCGCATCCGTCGGGGCCTCCGCGCTCGCCTCATCGAGCAACATCTTATCGCACTCGCCCCGTCCCATAACAAGCCCGCTGCGCCGAGGCACAGGATTCGGGCTCGACCAAGGCCCCATCGGGCCCCAGGCACGTCTGCGTGAACGCGCACCAGAAGAACCCATCATCAGGGGGCGGCGGCGGAGCGATGGGCGTCTCCGTGTAGAACTGCGTCTTCCACCGCAGGTGCGGGCAAAGCGTCCAGTACACTTCCGAGAATCGTTCCGCGTCGATCATCGTCGCGCTCCTCCTCCGACGGCTTGCTGGATCGCTCGACGCACGGCGACGCGAGCCAGCTGAATCTTGTATTCGTTCTTCCCTAAGCTTCGCGCCTTTTGTACGGCGGCGTCAGCGGCCGCCTTCGCGACTTCTTCGGTCACGGCCTTTCCCACGAGAGCGCGCTCCGCCTCGGGCGAGGGCCAGGGGATCGGAGCAACGTGTCCGAGCACGACGCGCGCTGAGCGCACGCGCTGGCCATCGAGCACCAAAGCCACGGATGCCGCCGCCAACGGCCAATCGAGCGCCTCGTGCTGACGCACCTCATAGGTCGCGCTCATCATCCCTGCCGGAGGCGGCGGCACGAGGATGTCGGTCACGATCTCATTCGGCTGCAAATCATATTCGCGCTCGGTCTCCGATTTCGGAATGCGGAAGAACCGCTCGACCGGGACTTCACGTGTCCCCTGCGGGCCGAAGATGCGAAGGCGCGCCCCATAGGCGATGAGTGCCGGGGCCAAACTCGAGGGATTAACGAAGTAAGCCGGCCCCTCATTGCCCAGGATTGCATGGTACCGATTGTCCCCCTCCAGCACGAGCGAGCGTCCCGTCTCATCGCGAGCCAAGAGGCCGAAGCCCGAGCGGAAGTACCAACAGCGCGGCCGCTGACAGAGATCCCCGCCGACGGTCCCCATGTTTCGAATCTGTGGACTGGTGATGCCACGGACGGCCTGCGCGAGCGCCGGATAGACGCGCGCGATCTCAGGATGATCGAGCAACTCCTGAAGAGTGACCGTCGCGCCCAAACGCAACCCCGTCCGCGGTGAGAAGCTGATCCCTCGCAGTTCGGCAATCTCCTTGATGTTGACCAAGCGTCGCGGCCGCACGATGTCATCTTTCATGAGCGCGAGCAGGTCAGTACCGCCAGCGAGGATTTCCGTCTCTCCCCACGTGCGGGAGAGCAGCGCGACGGCTTGCTCCTTCGTCGTCGGACTCACGTACTCAAACGCGCGCATGGCTCCCTCCCTTCTTCAAAGCCTCCAGGACGCGTTCGGGCGTGAGCGGCAAAAACGGCACGCGCACGCCGATGGCGTTGGCGACGGCATTGGAGATCGCCGCTCCCGGCGAGACCACCGGTGGTTCCCCGAGTCCGATGACGCCTCGCCGATCGTACTTCTCTCCGGTCATCATGTGCACGACCAATTCGCCGATATCCGCCAGGCCCGCCAACTTGTAGAACTCCATGTTCGGATTGAGCATCCGTCCGGTGACCGGGTCCATGATCTTCTCCTCGTAGAGGGCATAGCTGATGCCCATGATCATGGCGCCGTAGCATTGACTCTCGGCTGCCTTCATGTTGATGATCAAGCCGCAGTCCTGGACGGCGACCATCTTGTTGATGCGGACGATGCCCGTCTCAATGTCCACGGAGACATCGGCCATTTGCACACCGGCTGCGCCCGCCGTCGTCAGCTCGCCCGGACCGGGATTCTCTCCGCGTACAGTGAGCGGCATGCCATCGAGCCGAGCGCACGCTTGTTCCCACGCGATCGAGCGGCTCGGGTCCCCCTTCACCCGAATGCGTCCGTCCCATGCCTCGAGCTGATCCGGCGCGGCATTGAGCAACGGAGCGACGCGAGCGAAGAATTGATCCAAGGCATTGAGAGCGGCTCGGCGCGCCGCCGAACTGACACCGCCGATGGTCGTGCTGCCGCCGGAGCCTCCAGCCGGAGGATATTGATTGTCTCCAATCCGCACGCGCACAGCTTCCAGCGGGAGGCCCAGTGTATCGGCCACGACGATGGCAATCGCCGTGCGCGTTCCCGTGCCCAGGTCTTGCGAGGCGAGCTTCACCTCAACCGACCCATCCGGATGGATGGTCAAATCGCATCGGCATGCATGACCGCGCCCGGGCCAGGTATGGATCGAGACGCCGAGCCCGCGCTTGATCGGTCCGGGCGACGGATCGCCTCGCGGATGCCACCGTTTCTTCCACTCCATCAACTCGGCCGCGATCTGCAACTCCTCGCGATAAACGTCGGCGCGCTCACCCGCCAATTCGATGTTCTTCAAGAGCAGATCCAGCGGATCCATGCGCAAGGCGGCGGCCAGATCATCGATCGCCGCCATGGTCAGCAAACACGCTTGCGGATGTAAGGGCGCGCGCCAGGCTCGCGCCGGTCCGCTGTTGGTCGCAATCGCGATGTGTCGCTTCCGCTGATTCGGAATGCGCAGCACATACGGCAGCGGGAGTGGACTTGTTGGCGGAATGCCGCCCGTCCCCCACGTCTCCGATTCCCATGCGATCAGGGTTCCATCGCGCTTAGCACCCACGCGAACGCGTCCATAGTACGAAGGACGCGCGCCGGCGACCATCAACTCGGCATCCCGTTCGAGCATGATCTTCACAGGCCGTCCACCAGCCATTTTGGAGAGCCGCGCGGCGGCGATCCCCCAACTGTCCGGACCGAATTTGCTCCCGAATCCGCCGCCAATATGCTCTTGCTTCACGCGGATATTGCCCGCCGGAACGCCAAGCGGTCCAGCCATCTGCCCGGCGATCCCTGAGACGGCTTGCGTCGAGATGTGCACGAGTACGGAGTTCTCACCTTCCCACTCGACGACGGCGCCGTGTGGCTCCAGGCAACAGTGGGTGATCACGGACATGCCGTAGAGCCCCTCAGCGACGACCTCCGCCTCGCGAAATGCGGCGTCCGGATCCCCCTCGATCTGCTCGGCCGTCGGACGCGCTCGCTCGCCCGCTGCTTTCGGATCGGTGTCCAGAACGAAATGCGGCAGCTTCTCGTACTCGACGACGATGGCGCGAATGGCATCCTCGGCCGTGGGTTCATCAACAGCAGCAACGGCTACGACTTCATCGCCCGCCCAGAGGATCTCATCGCCCACCTTCTTCAAGGGGAGAACCGCCTTCACGCCCGGCATCTTCTCGGCCGCGCTCGTATCCAACCGCACGATCCGCGCGCGCGCATGTGGGCAGTGCAGAATCTTCCCGGCGAGCATCCCCGGACGATTCACGTCATAGGTATATTTGGCGCGCCCGCTCACCTTATCCGGGCCGTCCACGCGCGAGACGCGCTTGCCGATTAAGCGCCGTTGCCCAGGCTCCGGCCATTTGTATTCCGCCATCTCCACAGCCTCTCGTTCGGCCATAGCTCATCCTCCTCTCTGCATTCGCGCGGCCTGTGCGATGGCCGCTCGGATCCCCACATAGGTCCCGCAGCGACAGAGGTTCCCGCCCAATCCAGCCACCAGGTCCTCCGGCGTGGGATTGGGGATCCGATCCAGAAGCGCCTTGCAAGCGACGACGAATCCCGGCGT from Blastocatellia bacterium encodes:
- a CDS encoding aspartate aminotransferase family protein: MSNEELVRKQKEYLFRCVSTYYREPLVIERGEGMYVWDAQGRRYLDCFGGVLTISVGHAHPKVVEAITDQVRKISHTSTLYINEPQVRLAEKLAELTPGRLQKSFFTNSGTEADETALVLARLYTGRQEIIALRHGYSGRSALAMSVSGQAPWKLGTPYVAGIVHAVAPYCYRCPFKLTYPACDLACARDVEELIQTATSGRIAALIAEPIMGVGGFVVPPKEYFKVVVEIVRRYGGIFICDEVQTGWGRTGEKMFGIEHWEVEPDIMTFAKGLANGTPIGATIATPEIADAYPSLTFSTFGGNPVACRAALATIRVIEEEELPKNARRVGDYLREQLEALKEAYPQIIGDVRGMGLMQAIELVKDPKTKEPNPEALQQIFEETKKRGVLIGRGGLYGNVIRIGPPLIATKDHIDELISALAAAFAVVTRKR
- the thiE gene encoding thiamine phosphate synthase — encoded protein: MKTLGNPPLLYLITDRKLCPSRSILELIVEAARAGVDLIQIREKDLPIRELCALVEEAAARIAGTPARLLVNDRFDVAVTCGAHGVHLTTRSLPAAIVREIVGPDVLIGVSAHSLEEARDAEIGGADFLVLGPVFETPSKKPYGPPLGLEAFACIAVAVRLPVLAIGGITPENAPQVLARGAAGIAAIRMFVEAEQLIPLVARLKGH
- a CDS encoding DUF1326 domain-containing protein, encoding MRSLIMVLFVLAAIAGVFEQAHAQQILGDYVEARNADVYTGPCFANAEAGFVGDQAILAWRIQRGSWEGIRLDGLSVVGIVKARATLGDPQGKPYPAKALVVVDERANREQREALLRFAQTMAGELLGNVVRVVAAPIRFDVRDEGEHAARAIVRAGEWARIETRPLNEQDHICGNEEIFYPPLAPVQHAMPAVAVLNQFRGDGLGVTWTISGKRSAFVGHFAR
- a CDS encoding xanthine dehydrogenase family protein subunit M, with product MRAFEYVSPTTKEQAVALLSRTWGETEILAGGTDLLALMKDDIVRPRRLVNIKEIAELRGISFSPRTGLRLGATVTLQELLDHPEIARVYPALAQAVRGITSPQIRNMGTVGGDLCQRPRCWYFRSGFGLLARDETGRSLVLEGDNRYHAILGNEGPAYFVNPSSLAPALIAYGARLRIFGPQGTREVPVERFFRIPKSETEREYDLQPNEIVTDILVPPPPAGMMSATYEVRQHEALDWPLAAASVALVLDGQRVRSARVVLGHVAPIPWPSPEAERALVGKAVTEEVAKAAADAAVQKARSLGKNEYKIQLARVAVRRAIQQAVGGGARR
- a CDS encoding xanthine dehydrogenase family protein molybdopterin-binding subunit, translated to MAEREAVEMAEYKWPEPGQRRLIGKRVSRVDGPDKVSGRAKYTYDVNRPGMLAGKILHCPHARARIVRLDTSAAEKMPGVKAVLPLKKVGDEILWAGDEVVAVAAVDEPTAEDAIRAIVVEYEKLPHFVLDTDPKAAGERARPTAEQIEGDPDAAFREAEVVAEGLYGMSVITHCCLEPHGAVVEWEGENSVLVHISTQAVSGIAGQMAGPLGVPAGNIRVKQEHIGGGFGSKFGPDSWGIAAARLSKMAGGRPVKIMLERDAELMVAGARPSYYGRVRVGAKRDGTLIAWESETWGTGGIPPTSPLPLPYVLRIPNQRKRHIAIATNSGPARAWRAPLHPQACLLTMAAIDDLAAALRMDPLDLLLKNIELAGERADVYREELQIAAELMEWKKRWHPRGDPSPGPIKRGLGVSIHTWPGRGHACRCDLTIHPDGSVEVKLASQDLGTGTRTAIAIVVADTLGLPLEAVRVRIGDNQYPPAGGSGGSTTIGGVSSAARRAALNALDQFFARVAPLLNAAPDQLEAWDGRIRVKGDPSRSIAWEQACARLDGMPLTVRGENPGPGELTTAGAAGVQMADVSVDIETGIVRINKMVAVQDCGLIINMKAAESQCYGAMIMGISYALYEEKIMDPVTGRMLNPNMEFYKLAGLADIGELVVHMMTGEKYDRRGVIGLGEPPVVSPGAAISNAVANAIGVRVPFLPLTPERVLEALKKGGSHARV